In one Haemophilus parainfluenzae genomic region, the following are encoded:
- the glmU gene encoding bifunctional UDP-N-acetylglucosamine diphosphorylase/glucosamine-1-phosphate N-acetyltransferase GlmU — protein sequence MTNKALSVVILAAGKGTRMYSDLPKVLHKVAGKPMVKHVIDTANQLGAENVHLIYGHGGELMRERLANESVNWVFQAEQLGTGHAMQQAMPFFRDDENVLMVYGDGPMITPETLQKLIDAKPENGIAVLTVVLDNPTGYGRIVRENGKVVGIVEQKDATPEQLKIQEINTGVLVSDGASFKKWLARLDNNNAQGEFYITDVIGLAHQDGCPIVAVQATDFMEVEGVNNRLQLAKMERYYQRKQAEKLLLAGVMLIDPERFDLRGTLEHGKDVEIDVNVIVEGNVRLGDRVKIGAGCVLKNVTIGNDVEIKPYSVLEDATIGEKAAIGPFSRLRPGAELAAETHVGNFVEIKKSTVGKGSKVNHLTYVGDTEIGENCNIGAGVITCNYDGANKFKTIIGNNVFVGSDTQLVAPVTVADGATIGAGSTITQNIEKDELVITRVPQRHIQGWQRPVKKK from the coding sequence ATGACAAATAAAGCATTAAGCGTGGTGATTTTAGCGGCCGGTAAAGGCACTCGTATGTATTCTGATTTACCGAAAGTCTTGCATAAAGTGGCAGGAAAACCGATGGTAAAACATGTGATCGATACGGCAAATCAATTAGGTGCGGAAAACGTACATTTGATTTATGGTCACGGTGGCGAATTAATGCGTGAGCGTTTGGCAAATGAAAGCGTGAACTGGGTGTTCCAAGCGGAACAATTGGGTACAGGACATGCTATGCAACAAGCAATGCCTTTTTTCCGTGATGATGAAAATGTTTTAATGGTGTATGGCGATGGCCCAATGATTACACCGGAAACATTGCAAAAATTAATCGATGCGAAACCTGAAAATGGTATCGCAGTGTTAACGGTCGTATTAGATAACCCAACAGGTTATGGTCGAATCGTACGTGAAAATGGCAAAGTTGTAGGGATTGTTGAACAAAAAGATGCAACGCCTGAGCAGCTTAAAATTCAAGAGATTAATACAGGTGTGTTAGTTTCAGATGGTGCAAGTTTCAAAAAATGGTTAGCGCGTTTAGATAATAATAATGCACAAGGCGAGTTTTATATTACTGATGTAATTGGCTTAGCTCATCAAGATGGTTGTCCGATTGTAGCTGTGCAAGCAACTGATTTTATGGAAGTTGAAGGGGTAAATAATCGCCTACAATTAGCCAAAATGGAACGCTATTATCAACGTAAACAGGCAGAAAAACTTTTACTTGCAGGCGTGATGTTGATTGACCCTGAGCGTTTTGATTTACGCGGCACATTAGAGCACGGTAAAGATGTTGAGATTGATGTGAACGTAATTGTGGAAGGCAATGTACGCTTGGGTGACCGTGTAAAAATCGGTGCAGGTTGTGTATTGAAAAACGTGACTATTGGTAATGATGTTGAGATCAAGCCTTATTCTGTTTTAGAAGATGCGACAATTGGTGAGAAAGCGGCGATTGGTCCATTCTCTCGTTTACGTCCAGGTGCTGAATTAGCTGCTGAAACCCATGTGGGTAACTTTGTAGAAATTAAAAAATCCACAGTGGGTAAAGGCTCTAAAGTCAACCATCTGACTTATGTTGGTGATACCGAAATCGGTGAGAACTGTAATATCGGTGCGGGTGTGATTACTTGTAACTATGACGGTGCAAATAAATTTAAAACAATCATTGGTAACAATGTATTCGTGGGCTCAGATACGCAGTTAGTCGCACCAGTTACCGTCGCAGATGGCGCAACGATCGGTGCGGGCTCAACGATTACTCAAAATATTGAGAAAGATGAGCTTGTGATTACTCGCGTGCCACAACGCCATATTCAAGGTTGGCAAAGACCGGTGAAGAAAAAGTAA
- the pyrG gene encoding glutamine hydrolyzing CTP synthase — protein MATNYIFVTGGVVSSLGKGIAAASLAAILEARGLNVTIMKLDPYINVDPGTMSPTQHGEVFVTQDGAETDLDLGHYERFIRTKMTKRNNFTTGKIYSEVLRKERRGDYLGATIQVIPHITNEIKDRVIAGAQGHDVVIVEVGGTVGDIESLPFLEALRQLAVQVGRENTLFMHLTLVPYIPTAGEVKTKPTQHSVKELLSIGIQPDVLICRSDRMIPPNERAKIALFCNVPERAVISLKDVNSIYQIPALLKSQGLDEFICQRFHLDCPEADLSEWEQVLYQEANPVGDVTIGMVGKYTELPDAYKSVNEALKHAGLKNRLSVHIKYIDSQDVETKGTDVLKGVDGILVPGGFGYRGVEGKILTAKYARENNVPYLGICLGMQIALIEYARNVAGLEKANSSEFDRHCEQPVVGLITEWQDAEGHIETRDDNSDLGGTMRLGAQQCHLIEGSKARALYGKETIEERHRHRYEVNNNLLPQIEKAGLKVTGLSADRKLVEIIEVPNHPWFVACQFHPEFTSTPRDGHPLFEGFVKAARENQLKTEK, from the coding sequence ATGGCTACAAATTATATTTTCGTCACAGGCGGTGTGGTTTCATCGTTAGGTAAAGGTATTGCTGCAGCATCATTGGCAGCAATTTTAGAAGCACGTGGCTTAAACGTGACTATTATGAAATTAGACCCTTACATCAACGTGGACCCAGGTACAATGAGCCCAACCCAACACGGCGAAGTGTTCGTGACACAAGACGGGGCGGAAACCGATTTAGACTTAGGTCACTACGAGCGTTTTATTCGTACCAAAATGACAAAACGCAACAACTTCACCACAGGTAAAATTTATTCTGAAGTATTACGCAAAGAGCGCCGTGGTGATTATTTAGGTGCGACAATTCAAGTTATCCCACACATCACCAATGAAATTAAAGATCGTGTGATTGCCGGTGCACAAGGCCATGATGTGGTTATCGTGGAAGTAGGCGGAACCGTGGGTGATATTGAATCACTTCCATTCTTAGAAGCACTTCGTCAACTTGCCGTACAAGTCGGTCGTGAGAATACTCTCTTTATGCACTTAACGTTAGTGCCATATATCCCAACGGCGGGCGAAGTGAAAACCAAGCCAACTCAACATTCTGTAAAAGAATTACTTTCTATTGGTATTCAACCAGATGTGCTTATCTGCCGCTCAGATCGCATGATTCCACCAAACGAGCGTGCAAAAATCGCCTTATTCTGTAACGTACCAGAACGTGCCGTCATCTCATTAAAAGATGTGAATTCAATCTACCAAATTCCTGCGTTATTGAAATCACAAGGTTTGGATGAATTCATCTGCCAACGTTTCCACTTAGACTGTCCAGAAGCGGACCTTTCAGAATGGGAACAAGTGCTTTATCAAGAAGCAAACCCAGTGGGCGATGTGACCATCGGTATGGTAGGTAAATATACTGAATTACCAGACGCTTATAAATCAGTGAATGAAGCCTTAAAACACGCAGGTTTGAAAAACCGTTTAAGCGTGCATATCAAATACATTGATTCTCAAGATGTTGAAACCAAAGGCACTGATGTGTTAAAAGGTGTCGATGGTATTTTAGTACCAGGCGGCTTTGGCTATCGCGGTGTAGAAGGCAAAATTTTGACAGCAAAATATGCGCGTGAAAACAATGTTCCTTACCTAGGCATTTGTTTAGGGATGCAAATTGCATTAATCGAATATGCGCGTAATGTTGCAGGTCTTGAGAAAGCGAACTCATCTGAATTTGATCGCCACTGCGAACAACCAGTAGTTGGTTTAATTACAGAATGGCAAGATGCGGAAGGACACATTGAAACCCGTGATGATAATTCAGATCTGGGTGGTACGATGCGTTTAGGTGCGCAACAATGTCATTTAATTGAAGGCTCAAAAGCGCGTGCATTATATGGTAAAGAAACTATCGAAGAGCGTCACCGTCACCGTTATGAAGTGAACAATAACCTGCTTCCACAAATTGAAAAAGCGGGACTTAAAGTGACTGGCTTATCTGCGGATCGTAAATTAGTGGAAATTATTGAAGTACCAAACCACCCATGGTTTGTAGCATGTCAATTCCATCCAGAATTTACGTCAACGCCACGTGATGGCCACCCATTATTCGAAGGCTTTGTCAAAGCAGCCAGAGAAAATCAGTTAAAAACTGAAAAGTAA
- a CDS encoding glycosyltransferase family 2 protein, translated as MKLAVILPAYNAENFIAECLDSLLNQTFSDFCILAVNDASTDNTGKILETYAAKDARLRVYHLPQNQGEPAVMQFAMDMLNYMNVEYVARMDADDICLPHRFEKQVQYLDEHPEIDILGSNALLFNDGQTDKTTKISTLPLLDKDIKAHFSLARDHIINPSSMWRHSSIKALNINYAQTATAPDFHMWVQCALHKKTFANLPEPLLLYRLHPGQESKKHDKINESVQYSMELWISHLFPELTPKEVSLLSLILHGKTIKLRTEEFEIAFSAYDKVRSNNGNSLFGEDRETMFSILDRHTQALKKVFYKHIS; from the coding sequence ATGAAACTTGCAGTAATTTTACCCGCATACAATGCAGAAAATTTTATTGCTGAATGTTTAGATTCATTATTGAATCAGACATTTAGTGATTTTTGTATTCTTGCGGTTAATGATGCTTCTACCGATAACACAGGCAAGATTCTCGAAACTTATGCAGCAAAAGATGCTCGCTTACGTGTTTACCATTTACCTCAAAACCAAGGTGAACCTGCTGTAATGCAATTTGCCATGGATATGCTTAACTATATGAATGTTGAATATGTTGCACGTATGGATGCCGATGATATTTGTTTGCCACACCGTTTTGAAAAACAAGTTCAATATTTAGATGAGCATCCCGAAATTGATATTTTAGGAAGTAATGCTCTGCTCTTTAATGATGGGCAAACTGATAAAACGACTAAAATAAGTACACTTCCTCTTTTAGATAAAGATATAAAAGCACATTTTTCTTTAGCTCGTGACCATATCATTAATCCCTCTTCAATGTGGCGACATTCTAGTATCAAAGCACTCAACATCAATTATGCACAAACAGCCACAGCGCCCGATTTTCACATGTGGGTACAATGTGCATTGCACAAAAAGACATTTGCGAATTTACCGGAGCCCTTGTTGCTTTATCGACTACATCCAGGGCAAGAAAGTAAAAAACATGACAAAATTAACGAGTCTGTTCAATACTCTATGGAACTCTGGATCAGTCATTTATTTCCAGAATTAACACCTAAAGAAGTCAGCCTATTAAGTCTTATACTGCACGGCAAAACCATTAAATTACGCACTGAAGAGTTTGAAATCGCCTTTTCGGCTTATGACAAAGTTCGTTCTAATAATGGAAACTCGCTATTTGGAGAAGATCGAGAAACCATGTTTAGTATTTTAGACAGACATACGCAAGCTTTAAAAAAGGTATTCTATAAACACATATCTTAA
- a CDS encoding DUF4153 domain-containing protein: MELEPRQGNDHLAYWVFEPMLFIFVYLSRPYSWYRFSWIVPLVALAIIGMTNDSAEFYLTSPKFWGANFIALLVLLGFPFEKNNQGFTYRNFTNLFHLGLATAVWLLVFGLVAAILFTITTLFNVEFSDSFYSHFYTSLGIFTQPLFFLVFQQRQAKSEMTLNRIFEILVNFVLAPALMIFTVLLYAYVVQIIFEGVLPKGMLANITLPYLLGGLGVYALRSICAKARWETFFKFYPYLAIVPIVLLWLAIDRRISAYAWTEQRIYLVALATAITIAYAILIVPKARQYRLISGVVMVAIFAMTWVVKPKEIAYQSQAERFEHLLTKLNLSDGQGKVRDDVDFVERLENMPKSELKDWKELDSVSDYLLYSIELDSSVEDAYQGRQEVFKKQYGEKSKELLKVDIYRDEIRIDGQVISDRKTTVGFEWTSIDVTQYKKWIRVPRPGFYRPEVQTYMKSDEKADKHEEKPEVCFVEDHDRYCTNMDEHIHKVFKEHQLDPMKKISKAELKSLNQDLLKIDRPSFTIYLSELDMEFRPESGYYYSRIYTKAIFDK; the protein is encoded by the coding sequence ATGGAATTAGAGCCTCGTCAAGGAAATGATCATTTGGCTTATTGGGTATTTGAGCCAATGTTGTTTATCTTTGTTTATCTCTCTCGCCCATATTCTTGGTATCGTTTTTCATGGATTGTGCCATTGGTGGCGCTGGCCATTATTGGCATGACTAATGATAGTGCAGAGTTTTATCTCACGAGTCCAAAATTTTGGGGCGCAAATTTTATTGCGTTACTGGTATTATTAGGCTTCCCATTTGAAAAAAATAATCAAGGGTTTACCTACCGTAATTTTACCAATCTATTCCATCTTGGCTTAGCGACGGCGGTATGGTTGTTGGTGTTTGGATTAGTAGCGGCTATTCTATTTACGATTACAACACTCTTTAATGTCGAGTTTTCTGATAGTTTCTACAGTCATTTTTATACTTCTTTAGGCATTTTTACTCAGCCACTCTTTTTCTTAGTGTTCCAACAACGCCAAGCTAAATCGGAAATGACGTTAAATCGCATTTTTGAAATTTTAGTTAATTTCGTATTAGCACCCGCATTGATGATTTTCACTGTGTTGCTTTATGCTTATGTTGTTCAAATTATTTTTGAAGGCGTATTACCAAAAGGCATGCTGGCTAATATTACCTTGCCTTACCTGCTTGGTGGTTTAGGCGTATATGCATTACGTTCTATTTGTGCTAAAGCCCGCTGGGAAACTTTCTTTAAGTTCTATCCATATCTTGCTATTGTGCCAATCGTGTTGTTATGGTTGGCGATTGATCGCCGTATTAGTGCCTATGCTTGGACGGAACAACGTATTTATTTAGTGGCTTTAGCTACAGCGATTACGATTGCTTATGCGATTCTGATTGTGCCAAAAGCACGTCAATACCGCCTGATTTCTGGGGTTGTCATGGTGGCAATTTTTGCCATGACTTGGGTAGTGAAGCCAAAAGAAATCGCTTACCAAAGCCAAGCGGAACGTTTTGAGCATTTACTCACAAAGCTTAATTTATCTGATGGACAAGGAAAAGTTCGTGATGATGTAGATTTTGTCGAACGTTTAGAAAATATGCCAAAAAGCGAGCTTAAGGATTGGAAAGAATTAGATAGTGTATCAGACTATTTGCTTTACAGTATTGAGCTAGACTCTTCTGTGGAAGATGCTTATCAAGGAAGACAAGAGGTATTTAAGAAGCAATATGGTGAAAAATCGAAAGAACTTTTGAAAGTCGATATTTATCGTGATGAGATCCGCATCGATGGCCAAGTAATTAGCGACCGAAAAACAACAGTAGGATTTGAATGGACGTCAATTGATGTCACGCAGTATAAAAAATGGATTCGTGTACCGAGACCTGGATTTTATCGTCCAGAGGTTCAGACTTATATGAAATCTGATGAAAAAGCGGATAAGCACGAAGAGAAGCCAGAGGTTTGCTTTGTTGAAGATCATGACAGATATTGTACGAATATGGATGAACATATTCACAAAGTATTCAAAGAACATCAGCTAGACCCGATGAAAAAAATCTCTAAAGCTGAGCTTAAATCGCTTAACCAAGATTTATTAAAAATTGATAGACCAAGCTTTACGATTTATTTGAGTGAGCTTGATATGGAATTTAGACCAGAAAGCGGTTATTACTATAGTCGAATATATACGAAAGCTATTTTTGATAAGTAA
- the eno gene encoding phosphopyruvate hydratase has translation MAKIVKVIGREIIDSRGNPTVEAEVHLEGGFVGLAAAPSGASTGSREALELRDGDKSRFLGKGVLKAVAAVNGPIADALVGKEASNQAEIDQIMIDLDGTENKSNFGANAILAVSLATAKAAAASKGLPLYAYIAELNGTPGVYSMPLPMMNIINGGEHADNNVDIQEFMIQPVGAKTLREALRIGAEVFHNLAKVLKSKGMSTAVGDEGGFAPNLASNADALACIKEAVEKAGYVLGKDVTLAMDCASSEFYNKETGKYEMKGEGRSFTSQEFTHYLEELTKQYPIVSIEDGQDESDWEGFAYQTKVLGDRVQLVGDDLFVTNTKILKEGIEKGIANSILIKFNQIGSLTETLAAIKMAKDAGYTAVISHRSGETEDATIADLAVGTAAGQIKTGSMSRSDRIAKYNQLIRIEEALGDKAPFLGLKAVKGQA, from the coding sequence ATGGCAAAAATCGTTAAAGTCATTGGTCGTGAAATCATCGACTCTCGTGGTAACCCAACTGTAGAAGCTGAAGTTCATCTTGAAGGTGGTTTCGTTGGTTTAGCAGCGGCTCCATCAGGTGCATCTACTGGTTCTCGTGAAGCATTAGAATTACGTGACGGCGACAAATCTCGTTTCTTAGGTAAAGGTGTATTAAAAGCGGTTGCTGCAGTAAACGGTCCTATCGCTGATGCATTAGTAGGTAAAGAAGCATCTAACCAAGCTGAAATCGACCAAATCATGATCGATTTAGACGGTACTGAAAACAAATCTAACTTCGGTGCAAACGCAATCTTAGCGGTATCTTTAGCAACAGCGAAAGCCGCTGCAGCATCTAAAGGTTTACCACTTTACGCTTACATCGCAGAACTTAACGGCACCCCAGGTGTTTACTCTATGCCATTACCAATGATGAACATCATCAACGGTGGTGAGCACGCAGATAACAACGTTGATATCCAAGAATTCATGATTCAACCAGTTGGTGCGAAAACGTTACGTGAAGCACTTCGTATCGGTGCTGAAGTATTCCACAACCTTGCGAAAGTATTAAAATCTAAAGGCATGAGTACTGCTGTAGGTGATGAAGGTGGTTTCGCGCCTAACCTAGCATCTAACGCTGACGCTTTAGCATGTATCAAAGAAGCAGTTGAAAAAGCAGGTTATGTATTAGGTAAAGACGTCACTTTAGCAATGGACTGTGCATCTTCTGAGTTCTACAACAAAGAAACTGGCAAATACGAAATGAAAGGCGAAGGCCGTTCATTCACTTCTCAAGAGTTCACACACTATCTTGAAGAATTAACTAAACAATACCCAATCGTGTCTATCGAAGATGGTCAAGATGAATCTGACTGGGAAGGTTTTGCATACCAAACTAAAGTGTTAGGCGACCGCGTTCAATTAGTGGGCGACGACTTATTCGTCACTAACACCAAAATCTTAAAAGAAGGTATCGAAAAAGGTATCGCAAACTCTATCTTAATCAAATTCAACCAAATCGGTTCTTTAACTGAAACTTTAGCAGCAATCAAAATGGCTAAAGATGCAGGTTACACAGCAGTTATCTCTCACCGTTCAGGTGAAACTGAAGATGCGACTATCGCTGATTTAGCGGTTGGTACAGCAGCAGGTCAAATCAAAACTGGTTCTATGAGCCGTTCTGACCGTATTGCGAAATACAACCAATTAATCCGTATCGAAGAAGCATTAGGTGACAAAGCACCATTCTTAGGTTTAAAAGCGGTTAAAGGTCAAGCATAA
- a CDS encoding DUF2251 domain-containing protein: protein MLHLTLEDQLFLGQPKQVGTHSTVHDHLAVMFEDDGETGYFYALDMRQNAQPVVDCLHVYNVDNTRNHHEARKLEICWDESGYLALLLINGYPHAVFDFAHLIGYNTNKHPQPDLMSMWTHEEITNERATTWLGVNTIK from the coding sequence ATGTTACATTTAACCCTCGAAGATCAACTCTTTCTCGGTCAACCAAAACAAGTCGGCACACACTCGACAGTGCATGATCATCTGGCAGTGATGTTTGAAGATGACGGTGAAACCGGCTATTTTTATGCGTTAGATATGCGTCAAAATGCACAGCCTGTTGTCGATTGCTTACATGTTTATAACGTCGATAATACACGCAATCACCACGAAGCACGTAAATTAGAAATCTGCTGGGATGAAAGCGGTTATTTAGCCTTATTGCTTATTAACGGCTATCCACATGCTGTATTTGATTTTGCTCATTTGATCGGCTATAACACCAACAAACATCCTCAACCTGACTTAATGAGCATGTGGACACACGAAGAAATCACCAATGAACGTGCGACCACATGGCTTGGTGTGAATACGATTAAATAG
- a CDS encoding HAD-IA family hydrolase gives MRFYRGLQPFKVMSFDLDDTLYDNSDVIRLAEERFLQCVQEHAQLSELTSEYWREWKWQLAKKDPLIAEDVIAWRVETLRHLLMHHGKSAVEIDRTLVLAMEEFIEWRHKIDVPAESIEVLNQLKDRYPLSVITNGNVIATRIGLEHFQLRLRGGEQGRAKPHQDLFHQTAHYFGVKPSEILHIGDNLTTDIQGAIQAGCQAVWINLSGKNLNSFTEARVLPTLEINHLTELLTL, from the coding sequence ATGCGATTTTACCGTGGTCTTCAGCCTTTCAAGGTCATGAGTTTTGATCTTGATGATACCCTTTACGATAACAGTGATGTCATTCGTTTGGCCGAAGAACGCTTTCTTCAATGTGTGCAAGAACACGCACAACTGAGCGAGCTTACCTCAGAATATTGGCGAGAATGGAAATGGCAACTGGCGAAGAAAGATCCCTTGATTGCTGAAGATGTGATTGCCTGGCGTGTCGAAACGTTACGGCACTTACTGATGCATCATGGTAAAAGTGCGGTTGAAATTGACCGCACTTTGGTCCTTGCCATGGAAGAATTTATTGAATGGCGACATAAAATTGATGTGCCAGCTGAAAGCATTGAAGTATTAAACCAACTGAAAGATCGCTACCCGCTTAGCGTGATTACTAATGGTAATGTGATTGCAACACGCATTGGGCTTGAACACTTTCAGCTGCGTTTACGTGGTGGAGAGCAAGGCAGAGCGAAACCTCATCAAGATTTGTTCCACCAAACCGCCCATTATTTTGGCGTAAAACCGAGTGAAATTTTACATATTGGTGATAACTTAACCACGGATATTCAAGGCGCCATTCAAGCCGGCTGCCAAGCTGTATGGATTAATTTATCAGGCAAAAACCTCAATTCATTTACTGAAGCAAGAGTTTTGCCTACATTAGAAATCAATCATTTAACTGAATTATTAACACTTTAA